In one Zobellia galactanivorans genomic region, the following are encoded:
- a CDS encoding ligase-associated DNA damage response exonuclease: MKNPLLEFTDKGIYCSVAKVYLDPWRAVDKAIISHGHADHSRWGHKQYITHHRNVPIISHRLGEINVTGKEWGETFSINNVKFSLHPAGHIIGSSQVRVEHKGEVWVFTGDYKTENDGISTPYEPIKCHTFITECTFGLPAFKWTPQQEVFENINQWWEENKSEGKTSILFGYSLGKAQRLLKYLDTDIGKIYTHGAIENMTQVLRPLVDFPETTLITKETKKEELLGNIVLAPPSAHGSTWIRKMVPYVTASASGWMTFRGARRRRAIDKGFVLSDHCDWQGLLSSIEATGAEKIICTHGYTEIFSRFLREQGYDARTEETQYGDEEDNTVPDETATLEKQTS; this comes from the coding sequence ATGAAAAATCCACTTCTCGAATTCACCGATAAAGGTATTTATTGCAGTGTCGCCAAGGTTTATCTAGACCCATGGAGAGCTGTAGATAAGGCCATAATATCCCACGGTCATGCAGATCATAGTAGATGGGGACATAAACAATACATTACGCATCATAGAAATGTACCTATAATTAGTCATCGTTTGGGCGAAATTAATGTGACCGGAAAAGAATGGGGCGAAACTTTTAGCATAAACAATGTAAAATTCAGCTTACATCCAGCTGGCCATATCATCGGTTCTTCCCAAGTTCGCGTAGAACACAAGGGTGAAGTATGGGTGTTTACGGGCGATTACAAAACCGAAAACGACGGTATATCAACTCCCTATGAACCTATTAAATGCCATACTTTCATAACGGAATGTACTTTTGGACTTCCCGCTTTTAAATGGACACCTCAACAAGAGGTTTTCGAGAATATCAACCAATGGTGGGAAGAGAACAAATCTGAAGGCAAAACTTCAATTTTATTCGGATACAGTCTAGGCAAGGCACAGCGTCTCCTAAAATATCTTGACACCGATATTGGAAAAATATATACCCATGGCGCCATTGAAAACATGACCCAAGTATTGCGCCCACTGGTTGATTTTCCAGAAACGACCTTGATTACCAAGGAAACCAAAAAAGAAGAACTATTGGGAAACATTGTTCTGGCTCCACCCAGTGCTCACGGCAGTACATGGATTCGTAAAATGGTGCCCTACGTAACAGCTTCAGCCAGTGGTTGGATGACCTTTCGCGGAGCGCGTCGGCGTCGGGCCATTGATAAAGGTTTCGTTTTGAGCGATCACTGCGACTGGCAAGGACTTTTATCCAGCATTGAAGCCACCGGAGCGGAAAAAATCATTTGTACCCACGGGTATACGGAAATATTTTCTAGATTCCTGCGCGAACAGGGTTATGATGCACGTACCGAAGAAACCCAATATGGAGACGAAGAGGACAATACGGTTCCTGATGAAACAGCAACCCTAGAAAAGCAAACATCATGA
- a CDS encoding ligase-associated DNA damage response DEXH box helicase: protein MNREELYHIAQNWFDQQNWKPFKFQKDTWKAFLQGKNGLLNAPTGSGKTYALWFPIVLNYIKKNPQYKTKHKKGLKAIWITPLRALSQEIRQSAERVTADLETQMTVGIRTGDTTTKERASQKKQMPDLLITTPESLQLLLATKGYDKIFKDCSAIVVDEWHELLGTKRGVQMELALSRLKTISKDLRIWGISATIGNLEQARDVLLGPETEALENSVMIRANIKKKITVKSIIPKKMETFPWRGHLGLHLLEDVVPIINNSRTTLLFTNTRSQCEIWFQKILEKHPEYAGDIAMHHGSINKDTRNWVENAIRNEELKAVVCTSSLDLGVDFAPVETVVQIGGPKGVARFLQRAGRSGHRPGEESVIYFLPTHAIELIEASALQQAVKHNAVEDRMPYLNCYDVLLQYLTTLAISDGFYPDDIYKEVRQTFCYQTLTLDQWQWLLNFLVMGSQSLQSYDEYKKVEVEEDGKFKVNNRGVAMRHRFQIGTIVGDVNLTVRYQKGGYIGSIEEFFISKLNRGDVFTFAGRNLEFIRIKDMQVHVRNSTKKTNKISSWSGSRMTLSAQMSKLLREELYTSSEDKKYQSIEIRALAHIFERQRRESIVPNPNEFLIETFKTREGYHHLFYPFEGRFVHEAMGSLLGYRISLLSPITFSLAFNDYGFELLSDQEIDIQQVIDNDLFTSEYLLDDLQNSLNATEMARRKFRDIAIISGMVFTGYPNKGVKMKHLQSNSQLLFEVFRDYEPENLLFQQAFTETFQHQLEEGRLRLSLERIAEQEIVWKPCIKATPFAFPLITDRMSREKLSSEKLADRIKRMSALLMKN from the coding sequence ATGAATAGAGAAGAACTTTACCATATTGCTCAAAATTGGTTCGACCAACAGAACTGGAAACCCTTCAAGTTTCAAAAAGACACTTGGAAAGCATTTCTACAAGGTAAAAACGGACTATTGAACGCTCCAACAGGCAGTGGTAAGACCTATGCTCTTTGGTTTCCTATTGTTTTAAACTACATCAAAAAAAATCCGCAGTACAAGACCAAGCACAAAAAAGGATTAAAAGCGATATGGATTACCCCGTTACGGGCCCTTTCCCAAGAAATTAGACAATCCGCAGAAAGAGTTACTGCCGATTTGGAAACGCAAATGACCGTTGGTATCCGTACCGGTGATACGACCACAAAAGAACGGGCAAGTCAAAAAAAGCAAATGCCCGATTTGCTGATTACCACGCCAGAAAGCCTGCAACTCTTATTGGCCACAAAAGGCTACGATAAAATTTTTAAAGACTGTTCTGCTATTGTAGTTGACGAGTGGCACGAGCTGCTGGGCACCAAACGTGGCGTTCAGATGGAACTGGCCTTATCCCGATTGAAAACCATTTCAAAAGACCTTCGTATTTGGGGAATTTCCGCTACAATCGGCAATTTAGAGCAAGCTCGGGACGTGCTTCTGGGGCCAGAAACGGAAGCCTTGGAAAATTCTGTAATGATACGGGCTAATATTAAAAAGAAAATTACGGTCAAAAGTATCATTCCAAAAAAGATGGAAACCTTTCCTTGGCGTGGCCATTTGGGTTTGCATTTGCTGGAAGATGTTGTTCCTATAATCAATAACAGCAGAACTACCCTACTATTTACAAATACGCGTAGCCAATGTGAAATATGGTTCCAGAAAATTCTGGAAAAACATCCTGAATATGCAGGAGATATTGCCATGCATCATGGCAGTATTAATAAAGATACCCGCAATTGGGTTGAAAATGCCATTAGAAACGAAGAATTAAAAGCAGTAGTTTGCACCTCTAGTTTGGATTTAGGAGTAGATTTCGCCCCAGTTGAAACCGTAGTCCAGATTGGCGGCCCCAAAGGCGTAGCTCGCTTTTTACAGCGTGCGGGCCGTAGTGGACATAGGCCAGGCGAAGAAAGCGTAATTTATTTTTTACCCACCCACGCCATTGAGCTGATTGAGGCCTCCGCATTACAGCAAGCGGTAAAACACAATGCCGTAGAAGACCGCATGCCCTACCTTAACTGCTACGATGTATTACTGCAATATTTAACTACGTTGGCTATTTCTGACGGGTTTTATCCTGATGATATTTATAAGGAAGTCCGTCAAACGTTCTGTTATCAAACTTTGACCTTAGACCAATGGCAATGGTTACTCAACTTTTTGGTTATGGGCAGTCAGAGTCTACAATCATACGATGAATACAAAAAAGTAGAAGTTGAAGAAGACGGAAAATTTAAAGTAAATAACCGTGGCGTTGCCATGCGGCACCGTTTTCAGATTGGCACCATTGTGGGTGATGTAAACCTAACCGTCCGTTATCAAAAGGGAGGATATATTGGCTCCATAGAAGAGTTCTTTATTTCGAAATTAAATAGAGGGGATGTTTTTACGTTTGCGGGTAGAAACCTTGAATTCATTAGAATAAAGGACATGCAGGTACACGTTCGAAACTCGACCAAAAAGACCAATAAAATTTCTAGCTGGTCCGGAAGTCGTATGACCCTATCGGCCCAGATGTCCAAATTACTACGAGAAGAACTGTATACTTCCAGTGAAGATAAAAAATACCAATCGATAGAAATACGTGCCCTAGCCCATATATTCGAGCGTCAAAGGCGTGAAAGTATTGTTCCCAACCCAAATGAATTCCTGATTGAAACCTTTAAAACACGTGAAGGCTACCATCATCTATTCTATCCTTTTGAAGGACGTTTTGTTCACGAGGCCATGGGCAGTCTTTTAGGCTATCGCATCAGTTTACTATCTCCTATCACTTTTTCATTGGCATTTAACGACTATGGTTTTGAGTTGCTTTCCGACCAAGAGATAGATATTCAACAGGTCATTGACAATGATTTGTTTACCTCTGAATATTTACTGGACGATTTACAAAACAGCCTGAATGCCACGGAAATGGCACGTCGTAAATTTCGTGATATTGCCATTATCAGTGGAATGGTGTTTACCGGTTACCCGAACAAGGGCGTTAAAATGAAACATTTGCAAAGTAACTCCCAATTGCTTTTTGAAGTTTTCCGAGATTACGAACCAGAAAACCTACTCTTTCAACAAGCCTTTACGGAAACCTTTCAGCACCAGCTGGAAGAAGGCCGTTTGCGACTTTCCTTAGAGCGTATTGCGGAACAGGAGATTGTTTGGAAACCCTGTATAAAAGCAACTCCGTTTGCCTTTCCATTAATTACGGACCGTATGAGTCGTGAAAAGCTATCTAGTGAAAAATTAGCTGACCGTATCAAGCGGATGTCCGCTTTATTGATGAAGAACTAA
- a CDS encoding tellurite resistance TerB family protein produces the protein MAIADLYTSSEHRRNLAHFAALATLASIDGEISSEEKSMLDRFASKLDITEAEYKEVMKRENKYPIDPPHNSERRLERLYDLFRIIFSDHHIDEEEMLLLKKYAIGLGFSGEQADKVIEKSVAIFSGKIEFDDYIYLLKH, from the coding sequence ATGGCGATCGCAGATTTATATACAAGCAGTGAACATAGAAGGAACCTCGCACATTTTGCAGCATTGGCCACTTTGGCCAGTATAGATGGTGAGATTAGTTCCGAGGAAAAAAGTATGTTAGACCGTTTTGCGTCTAAGCTCGACATTACCGAAGCCGAATACAAGGAGGTAATGAAGCGCGAGAATAAATATCCTATAGACCCTCCTCATAATTCAGAAAGAAGATTGGAGCGTTTATACGACTTGTTCCGTATTATTTTTTCAGACCATCATATAGATGAAGAAGAAATGTTATTACTGAAGAAGTATGCTATTGGTTTAGGCTTTTCAGGGGAACAAGCCGATAAGGTCATCGAAAAATCGGTGGCGATTTTCAGCGGTAAAATCGAATTTGACGATTATATCTACCTACTGAAACACTAA
- a CDS encoding ATP-dependent DNA ligase codes for MRGFAALIKTLDSTNKTNIKVQALADYFRVANDTDKVWTIAILSHRRPPRPVNTTLLREWASELANIPLWLFEESYHIVGDLAETIALIVPSSKTSTEKTLTQFLEEMIALKKKSDVDKKTYLFENWKVLDYYERFVFTKLITGGFRIGVSQKLMTRALAKATEIDEDILAYKLMGNWDPNKITFQELILEENESDYLSKPYPFYLAYAIENEPEDLGDVTHWSAEHKWDGIRSQVILRNDELFVWSRGEELVTDKYPEFNLFIQKIPNGTVIDGEILPYIDGQIGTFNDLQTRIGRKMISKALLKKVPVILKAYDILEWKGKDIRNQPFTERRAILEKLFKEVNHTDLPFHLSETMHFNSWEEAAIERERSREMFSEGLMLKHKDSPYLVGRKKGDWWKWKVDPLTIDAVLTYAMRGHGRRSNLFTDYTFALWNTNDEGEKELVTFAKAYSGLTDAEFRKVDAWIKKNTLERFGPVRSVTPHHVFEIAFEGIALSKRHKSGVATRFPRILRWRKDKTIHEANSLGDLKLMIP; via the coding sequence ATGAGAGGATTCGCTGCACTAATAAAAACACTGGACAGCACCAATAAAACTAATATAAAGGTTCAGGCTTTAGCCGACTATTTTCGGGTTGCTAATGATACGGATAAGGTATGGACCATTGCTATTCTATCTCATCGTAGACCACCTAGACCCGTTAACACCACACTGCTGCGCGAATGGGCTTCTGAATTGGCGAATATCCCCCTTTGGCTTTTTGAAGAGAGCTATCACATTGTGGGCGATTTGGCGGAAACCATTGCTCTCATTGTACCATCTAGCAAAACATCCACAGAAAAAACACTGACCCAATTTCTAGAGGAGATGATTGCGTTGAAGAAGAAATCCGACGTCGACAAAAAAACCTACCTCTTTGAGAACTGGAAAGTACTCGATTACTACGAACGTTTTGTTTTTACCAAGTTGATTACCGGAGGGTTCCGTATTGGTGTCAGTCAAAAATTAATGACCCGAGCCTTGGCCAAAGCAACGGAAATAGATGAGGATATTTTGGCCTATAAACTTATGGGAAACTGGGACCCAAACAAAATCACCTTTCAAGAACTTATTTTAGAAGAAAATGAAAGCGACTATCTATCCAAACCCTATCCGTTTTATCTGGCCTACGCCATTGAAAATGAACCAGAGGATTTAGGCGATGTTACCCATTGGTCCGCCGAGCATAAGTGGGATGGTATCCGTTCACAGGTAATCCTTAGAAATGATGAGCTATTCGTCTGGAGCCGTGGTGAAGAATTAGTCACCGATAAGTACCCGGAATTCAACCTATTTATTCAAAAAATACCAAACGGTACTGTAATTGATGGAGAAATATTACCCTATATAGATGGGCAAATAGGCACATTTAATGATTTACAGACACGCATAGGTCGCAAAATGATTTCCAAGGCTTTACTCAAGAAAGTACCTGTTATTTTAAAGGCGTATGATATTTTAGAATGGAAAGGAAAGGATATTCGGAACCAACCTTTTACCGAACGCAGGGCTATCTTAGAAAAATTATTCAAGGAGGTAAACCATACTGACTTACCTTTTCACCTTTCAGAAACCATGCACTTTAATTCTTGGGAAGAGGCAGCCATAGAAAGGGAGCGTTCCCGTGAAATGTTCAGTGAAGGACTCATGTTAAAACACAAAGATTCTCCTTATTTAGTAGGTCGGAAAAAAGGCGATTGGTGGAAATGGAAAGTAGACCCATTAACTATTGATGCCGTACTCACTTACGCTATGCGAGGTCATGGTAGACGCAGTAATTTGTTTACAGATTATACCTTTGCACTTTGGAACACCAACGATGAAGGCGAAAAAGAACTGGTTACTTTTGCCAAAGCCTATTCCGGTCTTACCGATGCCGAGTTTAGAAAGGTAGATGCTTGGATTAAGAAAAACACCTTGGAACGTTTTGGACCAGTGCGCTCGGTTACTCCACATCATGTATTTGAAATTGCCTTTGAAGGCATAGCCTTATCAAAGCGCCATAAAAGTGGGGTTGCCACCAGGTTTCCGAGAATATTGAGGTGGAGAAAAGATAAAACTATTCACGAAGCCAATTCCTTAGGGGATTTAAAGTTGATGATTCCTTAA
- a CDS encoding endonuclease/exonuclease/phosphatase family protein, producing MKKNYLLVLFLTLTLGVFAQDLKITGVIDGPLPGGLPKAIEFYVANDIADLSAYGIGSANNGGGSDREEFTFPATTATSGSYIYLASEAVEFNNFFGFAPDYEDSAANVNGDDAIELFYQGTVIDTFGDIDVDGNGQPWEYLDGWAYRKNGTGPDGATFILDNWVFSGPDALDTATSNATAASPFPIGTFGGGGTTLIANPTSFATTVQGTTAIDLTWALNADNDAVVLAVSTAPITASLVDGQTYTTGETLSDGSTVLTTGNPTLFQHSGLSPNTEYFYKLWSVTPATEYSLGVAISARTESDTPVEAGLVITGAIDGPLSGGTPKAVELYAATDIPDLSVYGIGSANNGGGSDGQEFTFPADALQAGQFIYVTSETEGFTDFFGFAPDYTTGAMGINGDDAVELFLNGSVIDVFGAIDTDGSGEAWDHLDGWAYRKDEVPANNGSFDSDNWIFSGINALDGELTNATAATPFPLQSYGPDLMITGIVDGPLSGGVPKAVELYARNAIADLSLYGFGSANNGGGSDGEEFTFPAVAVPANTYIYLATDIDGFTAYFGFAPEYTSNSVSVNGDDAVELFYKGGVIDTFGNINVNGSGQTWDYLDGWAYRKDGTLNNGAFVLDDWTYSGTDVLDGSATNGTASLPFPIGTFGGGDGGTENPDPISISDARAAADGTLVSISGILTVADEFSGSAYIQDETGAIAVFDEKVHGKGVFQVGDSITLVGVRSSYNEQLQISPITEVINNGTPNNPIEPLEITLDQLSQYPGQLVKVANLSFPSPGNLLFGDSNYLVSDASGSGELRIDNDVEALVGLAQPESCDEVIGVVGRFYEFYQLLPRNRSDLACAQPYEAPTLPIEVDADQTLEIATWNIEWFGDEGNSPAAGSPDSDAIQKDSVKAVIQSIAPDIMAVQEISDDALFATMVSELEGYDYILSPATSYPNDPGVSQKVGFIYKTDVVSVTDTQVLLESIHPYYNGGDTSFLTDYPSDADRFYASGRLPFLISTTVTIDSTEVAYDFVALHARANGSSGAQERYDMRKYDVEVLRDSLNQYYADSNLVVLGDYNDDVDETVADDVASTASTYEAYVSDTANFDILTDVLSEQGFRSYAFRENMIDHILVTDELAGNYIDQSAQVHYEFYDSDYTQTASDHFPVSVRMLVKPFVLDSIAKTDVSCYGENNGRATVYVSGGLAPYTYVWSNGASTPTVEGLEPGEYSVQVSDALQNSFEAAITVYEPSALELIVSEDTTVTIGYGNENCTTLGVLEVMGGEGSYTYEWSTGETTEQIAVCPEETTTYTVTVTDENGCSASKAIEVAVDDVSCGNNPRNPKVQVCYKGRTLCISKYAVSSFLRKGASLGSCEDLPPVDLEIKVSPNPFRHSTTIAFSEPTPDHYLAVLYNTYGRWVYSTLIPKNTSEKKLYPFYLRKGVYVLSIYDGRDLVESFKLIKE from the coding sequence ATGAAAAAAAATTACTTGCTAGTGCTTTTTTTAACCTTGACCCTGGGTGTCTTTGCACAGGACCTAAAAATCACCGGGGTCATAGACGGACCATTGCCCGGTGGCCTTCCCAAGGCCATTGAGTTTTACGTAGCGAACGACATTGCCGATTTAAGTGCCTATGGCATCGGTTCGGCAAACAATGGTGGAGGTAGCGACAGAGAAGAGTTTACCTTTCCGGCCACCACGGCCACTTCGGGCTCGTACATCTACCTTGCCTCCGAAGCGGTCGAATTCAATAATTTCTTCGGATTTGCACCCGACTACGAAGATTCCGCGGCCAATGTAAACGGGGACGATGCCATCGAACTCTTCTACCAGGGCACCGTAATCGACACTTTCGGCGATATCGATGTCGATGGAAACGGACAACCCTGGGAATACCTCGATGGATGGGCCTACCGAAAGAACGGTACCGGACCGGATGGCGCCACCTTTATATTGGACAACTGGGTATTCAGTGGCCCGGACGCCCTCGATACTGCCACCTCGAACGCGACGGCGGCCTCGCCCTTCCCTATCGGCACTTTTGGCGGCGGCGGAACAACGCTTATCGCCAACCCTACCAGCTTTGCCACCACGGTTCAAGGCACCACGGCCATCGATTTGACATGGGCCTTGAACGCCGATAACGACGCCGTTGTCTTGGCGGTCTCTACCGCTCCCATTACCGCCTCCTTGGTAGACGGACAAACGTACACTACGGGTGAGACCCTATCGGACGGCAGTACCGTATTGACCACGGGAAACCCAACCCTTTTTCAACACAGTGGCCTAAGTCCCAACACCGAATATTTCTACAAACTTTGGTCGGTGACCCCGGCCACCGAATACTCCCTGGGAGTGGCAATAAGTGCCCGTACCGAATCGGACACACCGGTCGAAGCGGGGTTGGTGATCACCGGGGCCATAGACGGGCCGCTCTCCGGCGGCACACCAAAGGCCGTCGAGCTCTATGCCGCCACCGACATTCCCGACCTGAGCGTATACGGTATAGGTTCGGCCAATAACGGCGGGGGCAGCGACGGACAGGAATTTACCTTTCCCGCCGATGCCCTACAGGCAGGTCAGTTTATTTATGTAACGTCGGAAACCGAGGGCTTTACCGACTTTTTCGGCTTTGCCCCCGATTATACCACCGGCGCCATGGGCATAAATGGCGACGATGCCGTAGAATTGTTCTTGAACGGATCCGTAATCGATGTATTCGGGGCCATTGACACGGATGGATCAGGCGAAGCCTGGGACCATTTGGACGGATGGGCCTATAGAAAGGACGAAGTTCCCGCCAACAACGGAAGCTTCGATAGCGACAATTGGATTTTTAGCGGGATCAATGCCCTGGACGGTGAACTGACCAATGCCACGGCGGCTACCCCCTTTCCCTTACAATCCTACGGTCCCGATTTGATGATCACCGGTATTGTCGACGGCCCCCTATCCGGCGGCGTACCCAAGGCGGTCGAACTATATGCCCGCAATGCCATTGCCGACCTTAGCCTGTACGGCTTTGGTTCGGCCAACAACGGCGGGGGTAGCGACGGGGAGGAATTTACCTTTCCCGCGGTCGCCGTTCCGGCGAACACCTACATCTACCTAGCGACCGACATCGATGGTTTTACCGCGTATTTTGGCTTTGCCCCCGAATACACGTCAAACTCCGTTTCCGTAAACGGCGACGACGCCGTGGAACTCTTTTACAAAGGCGGGGTGATCGATACCTTTGGCAACATCAACGTAAATGGCTCGGGGCAAACCTGGGACTATCTCGACGGGTGGGCCTATAGAAAGGACGGTACATTGAACAACGGAGCCTTTGTTCTCGACGACTGGACCTATAGCGGCACCGATGTTTTGGACGGAAGCGCCACCAACGGCACGGCATCCTTGCCCTTTCCCATCGGTACTTTTGGCGGCGGGGACGGAGGCACCGAAAATCCGGATCCCATTTCCATCAGCGATGCCCGCGCTGCCGCCGACGGCACCCTGGTCTCCATCTCGGGGATATTGACCGTAGCCGACGAGTTTTCCGGTTCGGCCTACATACAGGACGAAACTGGGGCCATTGCCGTTTTCGACGAAAAGGTTCATGGCAAGGGCGTTTTTCAAGTTGGCGATTCCATTACCCTTGTAGGGGTGCGAAGTTCCTATAACGAACAGCTGCAGATCAGTCCCATTACCGAAGTCATCAACAACGGAACTCCCAACAACCCTATCGAACCTTTGGAAATTACCCTCGATCAGCTTTCGCAATACCCCGGTCAGTTGGTGAAGGTTGCGAACCTATCCTTTCCCAGTCCCGGCAATCTGCTCTTCGGAGATTCGAATTACCTCGTTTCGGATGCCAGTGGTTCCGGGGAACTGCGTATAGATAACGACGTAGAGGCGCTTGTCGGTTTGGCCCAACCCGAATCGTGCGACGAAGTCATCGGGGTAGTCGGCCGCTTTTACGAATTCTATCAATTATTGCCCAGAAACAGGTCGGACCTTGCCTGCGCACAACCCTATGAGGCACCCACCTTGCCGATTGAAGTCGATGCGGACCAGACTTTGGAAATCGCTACGTGGAATATCGAGTGGTTCGGAGACGAGGGCAACTCGCCCGCTGCCGGAAGCCCCGATTCCGATGCGATACAAAAAGACAGTGTAAAGGCGGTCATCCAAAGCATCGCCCCCGATATCATGGCCGTTCAGGAAATATCCGACGACGCATTGTTTGCCACGATGGTGAGCGAACTGGAGGGCTACGACTACATCCTATCGCCCGCAACCTCCTATCCCAATGATCCGGGGGTAAGCCAAAAAGTCGGGTTCATTTACAAAACCGACGTGGTGAGCGTTACCGATACCCAGGTCCTTTTGGAAAGCATCCATCCCTATTACAACGGCGGCGATACTTCCTTCTTGACGGATTACCCCAGCGATGCCGACCGTTTCTACGCCAGCGGAAGGCTGCCCTTTTTAATATCGACCACGGTCACCATTGACAGTACCGAAGTGGCCTACGATTTTGTGGCCCTGCATGCCCGGGCCAACGGCAGTAGTGGTGCACAGGAGCGCTACGATATGCGCAAATACGATGTAGAGGTCCTCAGGGACAGCCTCAACCAATACTACGCCGACAGCAATTTGGTAGTGCTCGGCGATTACAACGATGATGTGGACGAAACGGTGGCCGACGATGTGGCCTCTACCGCCTCTACCTATGAGGCCTATGTTTCCGATACGGCAAATTTCGACATACTCACCGACGTCCTTAGCGAACAAGGCTTCCGGTCGTATGCCTTTCGGGAAAACATGATCGACCATATTTTGGTCACCGACGAATTGGCCGGAAACTATATCGACCAATCGGCCCAGGTGCACTACGAGTTCTACGACAGCGATTACACCCAGACGGCTTCGGATCACTTTCCCGTATCGGTACGAATGCTGGTAAAACCCTTTGTTTTGGACAGCATTGCCAAAACCGACGTAAGCTGCTACGGGGAAAACAATGGTAGGGCCACGGTCTATGTATCCGGGGGCCTTGCCCCCTACACCTATGTGTGGAGCAACGGGGCAAGCACCCCGACCGTCGAAGGACTCGAACCCGGCGAATATTCCGTCCAGGTTAGCGATGCCCTGCAAAACAGTTTTGAGGCCGCCATTACCGTTTATGAACCAAGTGCCTTGGAGTTGATCGTTTCCGAGGATACAACGGTCACCATCGGTTACGGCAACGAAAACTGTACTACCCTTGGCGTTTTGGAGGTTATGGGCGGCGAAGGCAGCTACACCTATGAATGGAGTACCGGTGAAACCACGGAGCAAATAGCGGTATGCCCCGAGGAAACGACCACGTATACCGTTACGGTAACCGACGAAAATGGCTGTTCGGCAAGCAAGGCCATCGAAGTGGCCGTCGACGACGTAAGCTGTGGCAACAACCCGAGAAACCCCAAGGTTCAGGTCTGTTACAAGGGGCGGACCTTGTGCATTTCAAAATATGCCGTATCGTCCTTTTTAAGAAAAGGGGCCAGTTTGGGAAGCTGTGAAGACCTGCCCCCGGTAGACTTGGAAATAAAGGTAAGTCCCAACCCATTCAGGCACAGTACCACCATCGCCTTTTCCGAGCCGACGCCCGACCATTACCTGGCCGTACTCTACAACACCTACGGAAGATGGGTCTACAGCACCTTGATCCCAAAAAACACCAGCGAAAAGAAGCTATACCCGTTTTACCTGAGAAAAGGGGTTTATGTATTAAGCATTTACGACGGCAGGGACCTCGTCGAAAGCTTTAAACTGATCAAGGAATAA
- a CDS encoding lipocalin-like domain-containing protein, protein MKKSFILFGAIAFGLFSSCSDDDSSDRPEDALIGSWQLVSQSENGRSYELDACELEETVIFKSGGTFELIDYDQVEGNENQCVINADATMSGEWSIPEPGKVLVVDEDNEAVMVDYSVSGAKLIFISEGIDDYVGAYTRTSVYKKK, encoded by the coding sequence ATGAAAAAAAGTTTTATCCTATTCGGTGCCATTGCTTTTGGTTTATTTTCGTCATGTAGCGACGATGACAGTTCAGATAGACCTGAAGATGCATTGATAGGTTCTTGGCAGCTTGTTTCGCAATCTGAAAATGGGAGGTCGTACGAGCTGGATGCATGTGAATTGGAAGAAACGGTTATTTTTAAATCCGGCGGAACTTTTGAGCTGATTGATTATGATCAAGTGGAGGGGAACGAAAATCAGTGTGTCATAAACGCCGATGCTACCATGTCGGGCGAATGGTCTATACCAGAGCCGGGCAAAGTGTTGGTTGTCGATGAAGACAATGAGGCCGTTATGGTGGATTACTCCGTTTCTGGGGCTAAACTGATTTTTATAAGTGAAGGGATTGATGATTATGTCGGGGCTTACACCCGTACGTCCGTTTACAAGAAAAAATAG